The sequence below is a genomic window from Proteus vulgaris.
TGATTTAGACCCAAAATAAAAGGCGACATTAATGTCGCCTTTTGTCTATATAAGCGTTACTTACTGAGCTTATTTCTTGTAAACAATTTCGCCTTTAGGTTCGAAATCATCAGCTTTCAATGGAGAATGTGCTTCGATATAACCTTTTAGCACTTCAGCATCAACAAAACCAGTATTTACATACGCAGGATGAACATCAATCTTAGGATAACCATCACCACCAATACCGTTGAAGTTTAATGTCGCCATGCGGTAAGACTTCGTTTTATCTAATGGTTTACCCGCAATTTTAACATCGCTAACTTTACAGTCTGCATCTACAGTTAAGCTAACATTGTAGAATTGTGCGTAAGCACCAGAGTCTACTTTCATACATGCAACAGCTGACAGATAAGGCTCGACTTCCTCGCCTTTAAAATCAACATAAACCAGCTCGTTCGCAAATGGTTGTACTTTCAGTACATCTTTGTAAGTGATATCACCAGATTCAATAGAATCACGCACACCACCACCACTCATAATTGCAAAGTCTGCATTCGCACGTTCAGCTTGAGCTGATAATAATAGACGTGCCATGTTGGTTTGAACAAAGCGAACTTTACTACGATCACCTTCTAATTTACCAACAACCTCACCCACTTTAACATTCAGTTGCTCGCCACCTTTTTCTTGGTAAGGTGTCAGCAGTTTCATCATTTCAGGGTTATGAGCAATTTCTTTCGTGTAGTAGACAAGTTCAGTTGTACCGTCGTCTTTCTTCACTTTTTGATTTAAGTTGATTGGGATTAATTGGTAATGTTTTAACGTAAATTCACCATTACGGAATTCAAAGTCTGCACGACCAACATATTTACCCCATTCATGAGCCTGAACAATCCATGTACCATTTTGGTTATCTGGTGCACAAGGTGTTCCCGGTACATAATCAGCTTGTTTGTAGTTTTTGTTCTCTTGAGACATACAAACAGGATCTTGTGAGTGACCACCCACAATCATATCAAGGTAACCTTTTGGTAATGCACGAGCCATTTCCACATCACCCGGTGCGTTAGAACCATGATTACCATCATCGTAGTGACCCATATGAGTTGCTGCGATAATAATGTCTGGTTTTTCCGTTGTACGCAGCTCTTCTACCACTTTTTTAGCTTCATCAGAAGGTTTGCGGAATTCGGTATCAGGGAAGTTCGCTGGGTTACCAATACGTACAGTGTCATCCGTTGTTAAACCTAATACTGCAATTTTGACACCTTGCTTATCAAAAATGGTGTAAGGCTTGAATAAACGCTCACCCGTGCTTTTTTGATAAATATTTGCAGATAAGAATGGGAATGTTGCCCATTTCTCTTGTTGACGTAAAACATCTAATGGATTGTCGAATTCATGGTTACCAAGAGCCATTGCATCATAACCCACAAGATTCATACCTTTGAAATCAGGCTCGGCATCTTGTAAATCAGATTCTGGAACACCGGTATTGATATCACCACCAGATAACAGCAGTACGCTACCACCTTTTTTAGCCACTTCATTACGAATGTCATCAACAACCGTTTTTTGTGCCGCTAAACCATATTCGCCACGATCGTTATGCCAGAAATGGCCATGGTGATCATTGGTATGCAAAATAGTAATTTCGTAGGTTTTATCCTTTTCCCATGCCTGAGACATCGCAGGCGCCATCGCTAAAGAAACCGTTAATGCGCATGCTGATAATTTAAAAGATAAGCTCATGGTATATCCCCATGTATATTATTTATTGAGAAGGTTCTGCCATGGTTCTACTGTAGAAAAAGAAGACAGAAGTTAAATACTTTTGCTGTATTTTATGACGTAGGTTATATAATTTTTTTATTATTTCATTGATCCAATAGTTTTTTTGAGACATGAATCAAACTCTATTTCTCACAAAAGCACTCAACTCCAAATAGATGTAAACTAGACTAATAAAAACAGAAACAATTTATTAACAAAATAATGTGACAGGGAACTAAAATGAGCAATGCCGATCCAACGCTTCCCATAGAAGAAACCGATGTTTTACAACGAAAAGCCAATAAGCGTAATACCGTTTTTAGTATTTTAACTGCTATCAGTTTTTCACATCTTCTCAATGATATGATCCAATCATTGATATTAGCTATTTACCCTATGTTGCAATCCGAGTTTTCACTCAGTTTTGTGCAAATAGGGATGATAACGTTGACCTATCAAATTACAGCATCTTTATTACAGCCTTTTATTGGCCTCTATACTGATAAATATCCTAAGCCTTACTCATTACCTATTGGTATGGGTTTTACGTTAACGGGGCTTATTCTCCTCGCCTTTGCTGATACATTCCCAATGTTATTACTTGCTGCGGGATTAGTCGGCACAGGCTCATCCGTTTTTCATCCTGAATCATCTCGCGTTGCTAGAATGGCATCAGGTGGAAGACACGGACTTGCACAATCACTATTTCAAGTAGGCGGAAATTTAGGCAGTTCTTTAGGCCCTCTTTTAGCCGCTTTACTAATTGCACCTTATGGCAAAGGAAATGTGGGTTGGTTCTCTCTTGCTGCGTTATTGGCTATTGTGGTGCTATTACAAGTTAGCCGTTGGTATAAAATTCAACAAGAAGCTCAGAAAAAACAACCTAAAGCACTAAATAATAAATCAATATTGCCACGTAAAGCCCTTTTTGGCTCTTTAGCCATTTTACTTATTCTGATTTTTTCTAAGTATTTTTATCTTGCAAGCATCAGTAGCTACTATACTTTCTATTTAATACATAAATTTGGCGTTTCAGTACAGAATGCACAAATTCACCTATTTGTTTTCCTCTTTGCTGTTGCTGCTGGCACCATGATTGGTGGCCCCGTAGGCGACAAAATTGGCAGAAAATACGTTATTTGGGGATCTATTCTAGGTGTTGCGCCTTTTACACTGATACTCCCTTATGCCAGCCTTTATTGGACTGGCGTACTGACTGTATTTATTGGTGTGATTTTGGCATCAGCATTTTCTGCTATCTTAGTTTATGCTCAAGAGTTAATTCCGGGTAAAACAGGCATGGTTTCAGGACTTTTCTTCGGGCTTGCTTTTGGGATGGGTGGTATTGGTGCAGCAGTCTTAGGGTATATTGCAGATCAGAAGAGTATTGAATATGTCTATCATATTTGCGCTTATCTCCCACTGTTAGGTATTTTCACCATTTTTCTCCCTAACATTGGGGTAGATAAAACCGAATAACTTGTAATTTCCCCTGTTATCTAAATGAACGGGTAACAGGGTATTTCTTACTTTAAAAGGTAAGACTGATTAAAATAACATAAAAAAGTGCATTTGCATCAAAAAACTCAATCAACTTGCTATTTTTATAAATAATCGATAATTTTTAGCGAATTTATTGCATGAATACGTTAAACTATCAGCCTGCTATATTACTCGCCCCCCGATACATGTAGTTTTATAAAAAGAAGGAGAATTGATGCCGCATTCAACACCCCTCATTACCACCATTGTTGGTGGGTTAGCACTTGCTTACATTTTAGGCATGATCGCTCAACGGCTAAAAATCTCACCTTTAGTAGGATATCTTGCTGCGGGTGTACTCGCTGGTCCATTTACTCCCGGCTTTGTTGCTGATACCTCTCTCGCCCCTGAACTCGCTGAAATTGGCGTTATTCTGCTAATGTTTGGCGTGGGTTTACACTTTTCGTTAAAAGATCTGATGGCAGTAAAAGCCATCGCTATTCCGGGTGCTATTGCTCAAATTGCAGTCGCAACACTATTAGGACTGGGATTATCGGCATTTTTTGGCTGGGGTTTATTTAGTGGCATTGTATTCGGCTTGTGTCTATCAACAGCAAGTACTGTTGTTCTTTTACGAGCACTTGAAGAAAGAGGCTTGATTGATAGCCAACGAGGTCAAATTGCGATTGGCTGGCTAATTGTTGAAGACTTAGCCATGGTGTTAGCCCTTGTTCTACTCCCTGCTATCGCCAGTATGCTGGAAAGTAGCGATCAAACCAATGTTTCTCAATTGATGATTAATTTAGGTATCACAATCGGTAAAGTGGTCGCCTTTATCTTAATCATGATGATTGTTGGTCGTAAGCTTATTCCTTGGATGTTAGCTAAAACAGCAGCAACCGGCTCTCGTGAGCTATTTACACTATGTGTACTCGCTCTTGCTTTAGGTATTGCTTATGCCGCTGTGACCTTATTTGATGCATCCTTCGCATTAGGGGCATTCTTTGCGGGTATGGTGCTTAATGAGTCTGATTTAAGCCATAGAGCGGCTCAGGATACTTTACCTTTGCGTGATGCCTTTGCTGTTCTGTTCTTTGTGTCTGTCGGTATGCTATTTGATCCAATGGTATTAATTGAGCATCCATTGGGTATCTTAGCAACACTGGCTATCATTATTATTGGTAAATCCGCAGCTGCGCTGGTGCTTGTTCGAATGTTTGGGCATTCCAGACGAACCGCCTTAACCATTGCAGCCAGCCTTGCTCAAATTGGTGAGTTCGCCTTTATTCTTGCAGGTCTTGGCGTTGCACTGAACGTTTTAGAGCCAGATGCGCGTAACCTTGTTTTAGCCGGTGCTTTAGTCTCTATTATGCTAAACCCAGTTCTGTTCTCTTTATTAGACCGTTATCTGGCAAAAACAGAAACCAAAGAAGAAGTGGAACAGCTACAACAAGAAGAGCTGGAAGAAGAGATGCCTGTCCCTGTTGATATTTGTGGTCACGCTATTATCGTCGGTTATGGACGAGCAGGAAGTATGCTTTCGGAGAAATTATTAGCTCAATCTATCCCATTGGTTATTATCGAAAATAGCCGTAATAAATTCGCTGAATTAAAAGAGAAAAGCTTAAACACAGTACTGGGTAATGCATCAACTAAAGAGTCACTTGCTTTAGCTCGTATTGATTGTGCTAAATCTTTATTACTGACGATACCTAATGGTTATGAAGCAGCCGATATCGCAGAAACTGCAAGAAGTATGAACCCTGATTTAAACATCATTGTTCGTGCTCATTTTGACGATATTATCGTGCGTGCTAACTATGATGAAGAAGCTTCTTTTATCCTTGAAAAAGGAGCAAATCACGTCATTATCGATGAAGATCAAACAGCATCCGCCATGGCAGATATGCTAATTAAAGAAGTTGAGTTTGGTTGTGCTATTGATGATACACCTGAAAATGGTCAACAAATCATTGCACCTAGTGCAGCGCAATAATCAAATACTAATAACCACTTAAACCCTTAAAATTTAAGTCAATAAAAAAACCTATCAATAAATGTTGATAGGTTTTTTTATTTCGCTTAGATAAAACAAGACTTAGAAACAATATAAACTCAACGTTCCCAATAAGCTTCTTCTAAGCTGTCTTCTTTTTCAGGTAAACCGCGCGTCAAACGTGGAGAATGCTGGCTTAGTACTTGATAACTCACTCGGTTAGCATATTTACACACTTGTGCTAAAGATGAATAAGTTAAATAAGTCCGAGGATGTTTACTTGAATTTGGCACATTGATACGGTGATAGCTATTCGCTGTAATATCATGCAGTAATGCTGACAATGCTGCATCACCCGCACCATTTGTATTCATGATTTTTTCTGGGCCACCCATATAAGGCTCAATATGAGAATAGACTTTCTCTGGCTCCTCACAATCTTTACGACGCATTGCACGACTAAACTCATAACGATTAAATTCAGCAATCGCACCCGGTAATAAAGGATGTGTGGTTTGGCGCTTAAAGCTATGTTCTGTATAACCGCCCATATAGAGCCCAGCAGGTCCAGCGGTACAAAGCACTAAATCAACCCATTCTAAAGCAACATCAGAAGCCAACAGAGGATCAGCATGTCCCGTTAATTCAAACGCTTCATCTTCATTCATTGCGACAACAGAAACGTGCTCTTTTAAGAAATCACGCCACCATTGTGGATCATCTGCAATAACATATTTTGTACCAAGGGTGAGAACGACAGGTACATCATATTTTTTCGCATACTCAATCGCTTTCATGGTTGCTAACGGCATCGGTTCGCCCGGTTTGCAACGAACTAAATAAGCCGTTAATACCAAAGCAGAAGCTTCTGCGATCACCTCTTCCGGAATGCTTTCAGGTTTAAGCTGGTTCATTTGGCCGGGGCTAATAGCAAATGTGCGTTCACCATTTTCCGTGATCAGCGTAAAACAGCGCCCAATGGCACCATCAACACCTTGGAGGTAATTAAGATCAGTACGGCTAGATGTGTTACATAAATAACGATAAGCATAGCTACCAATCTGAATGTTATTACACATAGTACCTAATAACACCGAGCGGTCGTCAGCCAATACAGAGTAGTTATGTAGCGTATTACCAATAGTACCGCCAGCAAATTCGTGTGTTATCAGATTATTATCTGTTAATTCACGATAAAGTGCCTCTGCGACATCATCTTCAATAACAAGAGAGTGTCCCTGACTCAAGTTATAACGGTTAATAAACTCTTCATCAACTTTCGCTTCAATATCAACCAATGTTTGGTCAATACCTACGATATAAGCGCGAGAGGATTCGCTCTCCGTCATATTGATGATGGGTTGTAATAGAGGATCTCGTAAACTAACGGGAAAATAGTGTTTGGATTTTCGTTTGCCAGGGAATTTCATTGTGAACGATGCTACACAGCTAAAAAAGATGCGCAATGTTAACACAATATTATAGGAGAGACAGTAGGTGTACGTCAGTACACCTACTTATTTAAAGATATTTTTATGCAGTTTTACGACGGCTTCTTGCCATATAGCTCAGTAAAACACCCATAACAGAAAGAATGAAACCAACAAAAGCGGCACCAACTAAAATCAGAGCGCGTTTAGGTGCATCTTTTTTAGTCGGTTCGTAAGGCTTCAACATATATTTGAATGGTACAAATTGAAGGTCATCTAATTTTACTTTTTCTAACTGCTTCATATTGTATAAACGGTTTTTCAGATCAGCGCTCACTGTTGTTGGATCAGTGATAGCTTCTGTGATAGCCAATTTACTGCTTAACGCATCAGAACCCATGGCAATAGAGTAATCAGGATCATCTTTAATTTGTGCGCCTTCACTTGAAATTGGTTTTTTAACTCCAGCTGCATTTGCGATTTCTAATGCATATTTTAAGCGTTGCACATTAACGTTACGCGCATTAGCGATACGCTCTAAATCCATTTCATAGGCTTTTTGCGCAAAACTTAATTTACGCTCAATTTGATCATCAATTTCGTCTTTTACTTCTACACGTACTTTGGTAGAGATAAAGCGAATATAACCAGAAAGTAAATCGTAAGCTTCTTCAGGGGTTGGTGCAGTGAAGCTTAAATTAATTTCACCACTAAACTCATCTTCATTATTTTTAACATCTGAAGAGCTTAAGTTGATGTCTTTTATAATAATTTCTTCAATTAATTTACGCTTATCCAAAGGTGTTGGCTCATCCATTTTAGCCAGCAAATTTTTGTAATAATCCGTACTTACCAGATATTCTTCACGATATACACGAGAGTTATAGTTATTGATAAACTTTTGATAAACAGATGAACCATTCACACCTGTATCAACATCCACTAAGCTAAGCTCAGTCAATGTTGCTTTTAATTGCCTCATTTCATCAAGCATTGGCTTGGTAATTGCAGCTTGGCTCGTCCATTTTTGTGGTAAAAAGCTTGCAACAGTAAAGCCAACGATAGCAAATAATAACGTGATACCAATAATGACAAATTTTGATTTATAAATAACAGAAAATAATTCAAAAAGATCGATCTCATCATTCTGTTTTAGATAGAAATCGTCAAAATGTCCTTTATCAATTTCTGAAGATTGTGGTTTTGAAAGCTTACTATTCATTTTCCTGCCTAAATTTATGTAATGCAGTGTCCGTTTATCAGCACTTTTAGTGATTCCCACTAAAAGACTTAAAAAATGAGAAAAGATAAGTTTATATATAACTGAAATATGATCAAATTAATATATCATCAAATCCGATAATTTTATTTATAGAATTCAGTAATTATTTTTCGCATACCTCTCGGATCATCGCTTCTAGCAAGTCAATATGCTCTGGATCATCATTTAATGCTGGAATATATTCGTACTGTTTGCCACCACCATGAATAAAGAACTCTCGGTTCTGTTCATTAATTTCTTCTAATGTTTCCAAGCAATCAGATGAAAATCCCGGACATACAACCTGTACATGTTCAACACCCTCACTTCCCAGTTTTTCCATCGTTTTATCCGTATAAGGTGATAGCCAAGGTTCACGACCAAAGCGTGACTGGAATGTCAGCATGACTTGCTCTTTAGGATAACCTAACTGTTCTTCTAATTGCTGTTTTAGTTTTTCTGTTGTGAGGCAACACTCATCATAATAAATATCGCCCGTTTTGATAAAGCGCTCAGGAATACCATGAAAAGAGAGAATTAAACTATCGGGTTTACCATATTGCTGAAAACTTTTCTCAATAGAGGTAACAAGCGCTTTGATATAAAGCGGATGAGTAGGATAACTGCGAATAAAGTGAAGAGAAGGTATTGTACGCATATCTTTAAAAATGCGACTAACACCATCAAATACCGCAGCAGAAGTGGAGCAAGAGTATTGAGGATACAGTGGTAACAAAATAATGTTCTCAACACCTTGTTCTAATAGCTTCTCAACCCCTTCATTTAGCGATGGATTGCCGTAACACATCCCCAACTCCACCGGTATATTAGGTAATCGCTCAGCAACAGCACGTTGTTGTGCTCGGCTATAAACTAACAGAGGTGATCCTTCATCCATCCAAATCTGTTGATATAACTTAGCAACTTTGGGTGAGCGAAACGGTAATATCGCCCCTTGTAATATTGGTTTCCAAATCAAAGGAGAAACATCAACAACACGAGGATCGCTAAGAAATTGTGCTAAATAACGTCGAACAGCACCCGTTGTCGGCGCATCAGGCGTGCCAAGATTAACCAAAAGAACACCATACTTAGCATCATTCATACTATGACTCCTTAGAGTTATTTTATTAGGATAACCAAAGAGTAGAAGAATAAAGGAAAATAATAGATTGTGCTTGTCAATTTATTGGATTGTTCTTTTTACACATTCTTTAACAAAGAAAAAAACAAAGGTAATCTGAAGATATTACTCATCTCACAATAAAGTGATTACAAACCTTCAAAGTAGATTTAGATATTTGGGATAATGTTTAGCACCAATTAAATCGCAAAAAGAATGACCAAAAAAGATACATTCCTGTAATCACAATATACACATATTTTATCTTTTTACTTTTATTTAAAAGGAGCATTAAAACACCTGGAATAAGTACTAAAATAGGCTCAATGGTATATCGTCCGCCTAATGGAAGCTGGCAAAGATTTTTTATATCGCCTTCTCCCACCATCCATTCATAATCAGAAATTGAAAGTATCTTTATCAAAAACAATAGAAAAACAAAATATATAAATGAAAATATCTTCCATACAATATTCATATCTAATGTCTATCCTGTTGTTTCCTTCAAATCTAAAGTAAATACGCGTTTCAAATTCCCAATACACTCAATAGCACATCATTAAGTTAAAAAAAATCCCGGCTCAACCGGGATTAATCATCACAATGACGAATTAGCCAAGGATACTTTTTAGTTCAGCGTTAATTTCGCTTACTTTTTGCGTACCATCAACTTTGAAGTATTTCGCATTGCTTGCTTTAGCTTCATTTTGGTAATAAGAAACTAACGGTGCAGTTTGAGTAT
It includes:
- the ushA gene encoding bifunctional UDP-sugar hydrolase/5'-nucleotidase UshA, with protein sequence MSLSFKLSACALTVSLAMAPAMSQAWEKDKTYEITILHTNDHHGHFWHNDRGEYGLAAQKTVVDDIRNEVAKKGGSVLLLSGGDINTGVPESDLQDAEPDFKGMNLVGYDAMALGNHEFDNPLDVLRQQEKWATFPFLSANIYQKSTGERLFKPYTIFDKQGVKIAVLGLTTDDTVRIGNPANFPDTEFRKPSDEAKKVVEELRTTEKPDIIIAATHMGHYDDGNHGSNAPGDVEMARALPKGYLDMIVGGHSQDPVCMSQENKNYKQADYVPGTPCAPDNQNGTWIVQAHEWGKYVGRADFEFRNGEFTLKHYQLIPINLNQKVKKDDGTTELVYYTKEIAHNPEMMKLLTPYQEKGGEQLNVKVGEVVGKLEGDRSKVRFVQTNMARLLLSAQAERANADFAIMSGGGVRDSIESGDITYKDVLKVQPFANELVYVDFKGEEVEPYLSAVACMKVDSGAYAQFYNVSLTVDADCKVSDVKIAGKPLDKTKSYRMATLNFNGIGGDGYPKIDVHPAYVNTGFVDAEVLKGYIEAHSPLKADDFEPKGEIVYKK
- a CDS encoding MFS transporter, which codes for MSNADPTLPIEETDVLQRKANKRNTVFSILTAISFSHLLNDMIQSLILAIYPMLQSEFSLSFVQIGMITLTYQITASLLQPFIGLYTDKYPKPYSLPIGMGFTLTGLILLAFADTFPMLLLAAGLVGTGSSVFHPESSRVARMASGGRHGLAQSLFQVGGNLGSSLGPLLAALLIAPYGKGNVGWFSLAALLAIVVLLQVSRWYKIQQEAQKKQPKALNNKSILPRKALFGSLAILLILIFSKYFYLASISSYYTFYLIHKFGVSVQNAQIHLFVFLFAVAAGTMIGGPVGDKIGRKYVIWGSILGVAPFTLILPYASLYWTGVLTVFIGVILASAFSAILVYAQELIPGKTGMVSGLFFGLAFGMGGIGAAVLGYIADQKSIEYVYHICAYLPLLGIFTIFLPNIGVDKTE
- the ybaL gene encoding YbaL family putative K(+) efflux transporter — translated: MPHSTPLITTIVGGLALAYILGMIAQRLKISPLVGYLAAGVLAGPFTPGFVADTSLAPELAEIGVILLMFGVGLHFSLKDLMAVKAIAIPGAIAQIAVATLLGLGLSAFFGWGLFSGIVFGLCLSTASTVVLLRALEERGLIDSQRGQIAIGWLIVEDLAMVLALVLLPAIASMLESSDQTNVSQLMINLGITIGKVVAFILIMMIVGRKLIPWMLAKTAATGSRELFTLCVLALALGIAYAAVTLFDASFALGAFFAGMVLNESDLSHRAAQDTLPLRDAFAVLFFVSVGMLFDPMVLIEHPLGILATLAIIIIGKSAAALVLVRMFGHSRRTALTIAASLAQIGEFAFILAGLGVALNVLEPDARNLVLAGALVSIMLNPVLFSLLDRYLAKTETKEEVEQLQQEELEEEMPVPVDICGHAIIVGYGRAGSMLSEKLLAQSIPLVIIENSRNKFAELKEKSLNTVLGNASTKESLALARIDCAKSLLLTIPNGYEAADIAETARSMNPDLNIIVRAHFDDIIVRANYDEEASFILEKGANHVIIDEDQTASAMADMLIKEVEFGCAIDDTPENGQQIIAPSAAQ
- a CDS encoding inosine/guanosine kinase, which codes for MKFPGKRKSKHYFPVSLRDPLLQPIINMTESESSRAYIVGIDQTLVDIEAKVDEEFINRYNLSQGHSLVIEDDVAEALYRELTDNNLITHEFAGGTIGNTLHNYSVLADDRSVLLGTMCNNIQIGSYAYRYLCNTSSRTDLNYLQGVDGAIGRCFTLITENGERTFAISPGQMNQLKPESIPEEVIAEASALVLTAYLVRCKPGEPMPLATMKAIEYAKKYDVPVVLTLGTKYVIADDPQWWRDFLKEHVSVVAMNEDEAFELTGHADPLLASDVALEWVDLVLCTAGPAGLYMGGYTEHSFKRQTTHPLLPGAIAEFNRYEFSRAMRRKDCEEPEKVYSHIEPYMGGPEKIMNTNGAGDAALSALLHDITANSYHRINVPNSSKHPRTYLTYSSLAQVCKYANRVSYQVLSQHSPRLTRGLPEKEDSLEEAYWER
- the wzz(fepE) gene encoding LPS O-antigen length regulator Wzz(fepE), with amino-acid sequence MNSKLSKPQSSEIDKGHFDDFYLKQNDEIDLFELFSVIYKSKFVIIGITLLFAIVGFTVASFLPQKWTSQAAITKPMLDEMRQLKATLTELSLVDVDTGVNGSSVYQKFINNYNSRVYREEYLVSTDYYKNLLAKMDEPTPLDKRKLIEEIIIKDINLSSSDVKNNEDEFSGEINLSFTAPTPEEAYDLLSGYIRFISTKVRVEVKDEIDDQIERKLSFAQKAYEMDLERIANARNVNVQRLKYALEIANAAGVKKPISSEGAQIKDDPDYSIAMGSDALSSKLAITEAITDPTTVSADLKNRLYNMKQLEKVKLDDLQFVPFKYMLKPYEPTKKDAPKRALILVGAAFVGFILSVMGVLLSYMARSRRKTA
- the hemH gene encoding ferrochelatase, whose product is MNDAKYGVLLVNLGTPDAPTTGAVRRYLAQFLSDPRVVDVSPLIWKPILQGAILPFRSPKVAKLYQQIWMDEGSPLLVYSRAQQRAVAERLPNIPVELGMCYGNPSLNEGVEKLLEQGVENIILLPLYPQYSCSTSAAVFDGVSRIFKDMRTIPSLHFIRSYPTHPLYIKALVTSIEKSFQQYGKPDSLILSFHGIPERFIKTGDIYYDECCLTTEKLKQQLEEQLGYPKEQVMLTFQSRFGREPWLSPYTDKTMEKLGSEGVEHVQVVCPGFSSDCLETLEEINEQNREFFIHGGGKQYEYIPALNDDPEHIDLLEAMIREVCEK
- a CDS encoding DUF2645 family protein; translated protein: MNIVWKIFSFIYFVFLLFLIKILSISDYEWMVGEGDIKNLCQLPLGGRYTIEPILVLIPGVLMLLLNKSKKIKYVYIVITGMYLFWSFFLRFNWC